In the Pseudanabaena sp. PCC 7367 genome, one interval contains:
- the larC gene encoding nickel insertion protein → MIAYVMERLLAVGALDVFTQSIGMKKSRSGLLLTVLCQLKDVPACEDILFAETTTLGIRRRLQERVILAREIHWVETKYGKARVKIAWRDRAITVQPEYADCAELAQANQVTLLEIQKAVHEAGIQLLHHLKHD, encoded by the coding sequence GTGATCGCCTATGTGATGGAGCGATTATTAGCGGTTGGGGCGTTGGATGTTTTCACCCAATCGATCGGCATGAAAAAGTCCCGTTCTGGTCTGTTGCTAACGGTGCTTTGTCAGCTTAAAGATGTGCCAGCCTGTGAAGATATTTTGTTTGCGGAAACCACCACCCTCGGTATTCGCCGCCGTTTGCAAGAGCGGGTAATCCTGGCCAGGGAAATTCACTGGGTTGAGACTAAATATGGCAAGGCGCGAGTAAAGATTGCCTGGCGCGATCGCGCGATCACTGTGCAACCAGAATATGCCGATTGTGCTGAATTAGCTCAAGCCAACCAAGTAACACTGCTAGAAATACAAAAAGCGGTGCATGAAGCCGGAATCCAGCTCTTACACCACCTTAAACATGATTAA